Proteins encoded together in one Polaribacter reichenbachii window:
- a CDS encoding purine-cytosine permease family protein yields the protein METSNNFPQFNNVEEEQLPIGKHKLYNWTHFAGLYAAEHVAATEFVIGATFVALGATTLDIILGLLIGNILAVLSWTFITSPIAVETRLSLYTYLNKIAGDSMTKLYNWANVIIFTVISAAMITVSSTAVRFAFNIPAQLDWYPTNLWFILIVLCVGAVVVAIAIFGFKAVSKFSSICAPWLFVMFISGAFVLLPALSLEVLGQTIPSGWSELIHLGDESIWTGVNSDGEPGIGLLEVIGFAWAANSITHFGLIDMALFRFAKKKVYGLSTSTGMMFGHFIAWISAGVMGAGAAVIIGKSIVELDPGDVAYYALGWSGFVIVIVAGWTTAVANLYRAGLAAQAIFTKTSRKKTTIIVGIVTVVVACFPFVFSQMLPLLTYAGLLVVPVGSIVFAEHQIFPKIGYTRYFARYQKLTYSTPAIASWALGLVFGFGLNALNVMSFYYLFIPTWIFTIIIYTFLAGKYGAKERYPVEEEKERTRNINIEKFQEEKAKQETAPVIDNSAFTKVLKWVGILVLIITLVLSSMVLFGSANKSEYVANREFFYTYGFVCTVIYFITSIWVLRRSNSIKK from the coding sequence ATGGAAACATCCAATAACTTTCCGCAGTTTAACAACGTGGAAGAAGAACAATTACCAATTGGAAAACACAAACTATATAATTGGACGCATTTTGCAGGTTTGTATGCAGCAGAACATGTTGCAGCCACTGAGTTTGTAATTGGAGCTACTTTTGTAGCTTTAGGGGCAACTACCTTAGATATTATATTAGGGTTATTAATTGGTAATATTTTAGCGGTATTGAGTTGGACGTTTATAACGTCTCCCATAGCTGTAGAAACAAGATTGAGTTTATATACCTACTTAAATAAAATAGCAGGAGATTCAATGACCAAACTATACAACTGGGCCAATGTAATTATTTTTACAGTAATTTCTGCAGCAATGATTACAGTATCATCAACAGCGGTTCGATTTGCTTTTAACATTCCTGCCCAACTCGATTGGTACCCAACAAATCTTTGGTTTATTCTCATTGTATTGTGTGTAGGTGCTGTGGTTGTGGCAATTGCTATCTTCGGATTTAAAGCGGTGTCTAAATTCTCATCCATTTGTGCACCTTGGTTATTTGTCATGTTTATTAGTGGTGCCTTTGTTTTGTTACCAGCCTTATCTTTAGAGGTTTTGGGGCAAACAATTCCAAGTGGTTGGAGCGAGTTGATTCATTTAGGTGATGAATCTATTTGGACAGGGGTAAATAGTGATGGTGAACCTGGTATTGGTTTATTAGAAGTCATTGGTTTTGCTTGGGCTGCCAATTCCATAACGCATTTCGGATTGATAGATATGGCATTATTCCGTTTTGCAAAAAAGAAAGTGTACGGATTAAGTACAAGTACAGGAATGATGTTTGGACATTTTATTGCTTGGATATCTGCAGGAGTTATGGGGGCAGGAGCTGCTGTAATTATTGGGAAATCTATTGTGGAATTAGATCCAGGAGATGTAGCTTATTATGCTTTGGGTTGGTCTGGTTTTGTAATTGTAATTGTGGCAGGTTGGACCACAGCTGTAGCCAATCTGTATAGAGCAGGTTTAGCTGCTCAAGCCATATTTACAAAGACATCAAGAAAAAAGACCACCATTATTGTAGGTATTGTTACTGTTGTAGTGGCGTGTTTCCCTTTTGTGTTTTCTCAAATGTTACCTTTATTAACGTATGCAGGTTTATTGGTTGTGCCTGTGGGTAGTATTGTGTTTGCAGAGCATCAGATATTTCCTAAAATAGGCTATACACGTTATTTTGCACGTTATCAAAAATTAACCTATAGCACTCCAGCCATTGCTTCTTGGGCTTTAGGCTTGGTATTTGGTTTTGGGCTAAATGCTTTAAATGTAATGTCTTTCTATTATTTGTTTATTCCTACTTGGATTTTCACCATTATTATCTATACCTTCTTAGCTGGTAAATATGGTGCTAAAGAAAGGTATCCTGTAGAAGAAGAAAAAGAAAGGACACGAAACATAAATATCGAAAAGTTTCAAGAAGAAAAAGCAAAACAAGAAACAGCACCTGTTATCGATAATAGTGCATTTACAAAAGTATTAAAATGGGTAGGTATACTTGTTTTAATCATTACGTTAGTGTTGTCTAGTATGGTATTATTTGGCAGCGCAAATAAAAGTGAATATGTAGCAAATCGTGAATTCTTTTATACCTACGGATTCGTGTGTACAGTAATTTACTTCATTACATCAATTTGGGTATTAAGAAGAAGTAATTCAATAAAAAAATAA
- a CDS encoding LysR family transcriptional regulator codes for MVNLEWYRTFKEIYENGTLTKASIALYASQPGVSVHLNALEAYVGKKLFERTSRKMIPTEDGKFLYEYIIESLKKLEIAEQHFKKTTQEKNPSLNIGMCSEMFQLIIEPEIPKLDFDLVARFGAHTDLIKDLNNGILDLVITPKQQNEKKSLVEYIPFSKERIVLIAGNKTNVTKIQKHIKSKDLSKLEDELLQNIWYSSSNEMEHFRRFWFENFNKKPAFKPNYILPNITSIIRCLNNGNGLALVPDFLCQEQILRNEINLVWEGKVKTENTLYFASRTDLKYKKELDIIKNIFTSKMK; via the coding sequence ATGGTGAATTTAGAATGGTATAGAACATTTAAGGAAATATATGAAAACGGAACTTTAACTAAAGCTTCTATTGCTTTATATGCTTCTCAACCCGGAGTTAGTGTTCATTTAAATGCACTAGAAGCTTATGTTGGCAAAAAACTATTTGAACGTACTTCGAGAAAAATGATTCCAACAGAGGATGGAAAATTTTTATACGAATATATTATTGAATCTTTAAAAAAACTTGAAATAGCAGAACAGCATTTTAAAAAAACAACGCAAGAAAAAAATCCATCTCTAAACATTGGAATGTGTTCTGAAATGTTTCAACTTATTATTGAACCCGAAATTCCCAAACTAGACTTTGACCTAGTCGCTAGATTTGGAGCTCATACAGACTTAATAAAAGATCTAAACAATGGAATTTTAGATTTAGTAATAACACCTAAACAACAAAATGAAAAAAAATCATTAGTTGAGTATATTCCGTTTTCAAAAGAAAGAATTGTTTTAATAGCAGGAAATAAAACGAATGTAACTAAAATACAAAAACACATTAAATCTAAGGATTTAAGTAAGTTAGAGGACGAACTACTTCAAAATATTTGGTATAGTTCATCAAACGAAATGGAACATTTTAGACGTTTTTGGTTTGAGAATTTTAACAAGAAACCTGCTTTTAAACCCAACTACATTTTACCAAATATTACTTCTATTATAAGATGTTTAAACAATGGAAACGGACTTGCATTAGTTCCAGATTTTTTATGTCAAGAACAAATCTTAAGAAATGAAATAAATTTAGTTTGGGAAGGAAAAGTAAAAACGGAAAACACTTTATATTTTGCATCTAGAACAGATTTGAAGTACAAAAAAGAATTAGATATAATTAAGAATATATTTACATCAAAAATGAAATAA
- a CDS encoding Crp/Fnr family transcriptional regulator, with translation MNEIRKFIDHISPMNDADWKFFSSKLQEVKLKKNTTILKMGNVENYLSFITKGIVRLYIPRESADLTFGFLFNNEFVTAYDSFITQSPSEYQIETLAETTLWKISYKDLQQVYKTTDNGNTIGRKMAEKMFLIKSKRELALLSKTAEERYFDLFSERPKLLQQIPLKYIASYIGVTPQALSRIRKRIT, from the coding sequence ATGAACGAAATTAGAAAGTTTATTGATCATATTTCTCCTATGAACGATGCTGACTGGAAATTTTTCTCTTCTAAACTACAAGAGGTAAAACTTAAAAAAAACACCACAATATTAAAAATGGGCAATGTGGAAAATTATTTGTCTTTTATTACTAAAGGCATCGTTCGGCTTTACATTCCTAGAGAATCAGCAGATTTAACTTTTGGTTTTTTATTCAACAACGAATTTGTCACTGCCTATGATTCTTTTATCACGCAAAGTCCATCAGAATATCAAATAGAAACATTAGCAGAAACAACCCTATGGAAAATTTCTTACAAAGATTTACAACAAGTCTATAAAACAACAGATAACGGAAATACTATAGGTCGTAAAATGGCAGAAAAGATGTTTCTAATAAAATCTAAAAGAGAGCTTGCTTTATTAAGTAAAACAGCAGAAGAAAGATATTTCGATTTATTTTCTGAAAGACCAAAATTACTACAACAAATTCCTTTAAAATATATAGCTTCTTATATTGGTGTAACACCACAAGCTTTAAGTAGAATAAGAAAACGCATTACTTAA
- a CDS encoding NUDIX hydrolase, whose translation MTNELIQNLSVDCVVFGFDTNTKTLNVLLIKRYLEDEKTNQPLVDDYVLTGYHVYQNESLDDSATRVLKELTGLTGQYKKQFKAFGDPNRLKNEKDLIWVENQRFNVRTITIAYYFLLKTEDVDVSNNTYQAKWHPINQLPKIGFDHKQIILEAYEDLKTKCLSEPIIFELLPDKFTINDVQDLYESILNIEIDNRNFRRKVINKKYIIPLDEKQVGVSKRPAQLYMFSKDIYQKIYQKSYLINI comes from the coding sequence ATGACAAACGAGTTGATACAAAATTTATCGGTAGATTGTGTGGTTTTTGGATTTGACACCAATACCAAGACTTTAAACGTATTATTAATAAAACGTTATTTGGAGGATGAAAAAACCAATCAACCCTTAGTAGACGATTATGTGTTAACCGGATATCATGTATATCAGAATGAAAGCTTAGACGATTCTGCTACGCGTGTATTAAAGGAATTAACTGGATTAACTGGGCAGTACAAAAAACAGTTTAAGGCTTTTGGTGATCCGAATCGTTTAAAGAATGAAAAGGATTTGATTTGGGTAGAAAACCAAAGATTTAATGTAAGAACGATTACTATTGCCTATTATTTTCTATTAAAAACCGAAGATGTAGATGTTTCTAATAATACCTACCAAGCCAAATGGCATCCTATTAATCAATTGCCTAAAATAGGTTTCGATCATAAACAAATTATCTTAGAGGCATACGAAGATTTAAAAACAAAATGTTTGTCTGAGCCTATTATCTTTGAGTTGTTACCCGATAAGTTTACGATTAATGATGTGCAAGACTTATATGAATCAATCTTAAACATAGAAATCGATAATCGTAATTTTAGGCGTAAAGTTATTAATAAGAAGTATATTATTCCTTTGGATGAAAAACAAGTGGGAGTTTCTAAAAGACCTGCGCAATTGTATATGTTTAGTAAAGACATTTATCAGAAAATATATCAGAAGAGTTATTTGATTAATATATAA
- a CDS encoding DUF6515 family protein produces the protein MNVRISKFILPSLFVLAISTQANAQSRRDTSTKKTTTVTKRTVTTNSNNRTSTTKRVPRSTVTYKKSSRKVVAVRNVPNKRTVSFRGNNYYYANNRYYTYSRGLYIAIAPKVGFRINILPANHRRIRFNNNNYYYTEGVFYIQSNNAYEVVDPEIGTIVYELPDEVEKVVIDGQTYYEYANILYEKVQVDGMRAYEIVGIIEMN, from the coding sequence ATGAACGTTAGGATATCAAAGTTTATTTTACCTTCTTTATTTGTGTTGGCAATCAGCACGCAAGCCAATGCACAATCTAGAAGAGATACAAGTACTAAAAAAACAACAACAGTAACTAAAAGAACAGTAACTACGAATAGCAATAATAGAACCAGTACTACAAAAAGAGTACCTAGATCTACGGTAACGTATAAAAAATCATCTAGAAAAGTGGTAGCTGTAAGAAATGTACCAAACAAAAGAACAGTAAGTTTTAGAGGTAACAACTACTATTATGCCAACAACCGTTATTATACCTATTCTAGGGGACTATATATAGCGATTGCGCCTAAAGTGGGTTTTCGCATAAACATTCTACCTGCTAACCACAGAAGAATCCGTTTCAACAACAATAACTATTATTATACAGAAGGTGTTTTTTACATACAAAGTAATAATGCTTATGAGGTGGTAGATCCAGAAATAGGAACCATTGTTTACGAACTACCAGATGAAGTTGAAAAAGTAGTTATAGACGGACAAACATATTACGAATACGCTAACATATTGTACGAAAAAGTACAAGTAGATGGTATGAGAGCCTACGAAATAGTAGGAATTATAGAAATGAATTAA
- a CDS encoding MBL fold metallo-hydrolase, translating into MKHHIKKFLKRMTYTIIAMLLVFVLIVVLFVNLSPQFGGKASKEQQALYKTSKNYKDGKFVNTNAVKLDMSLKDMTTSLIGYFKGQPNTIPKENIEVTKIDSLNIANYKGPTRFVWFGHSTFLLQINNKTVLIDPMFGKVPAPLEQLGSARFSKELPIAIEKLPQIDAVLISHDHYDHLDYGSVKALKNKVKHFYTPLGVGVHLEAWGIPKTQITELDWWQEVAFADLNFVCTPAQHFSGRGLTDRTKTLWSSWVIQSDTENYFFSGDSGYANHFKLIGDKYGPFDFAMIECGQYNKMWPEIHMFPEETVQASIDLKAQQMMPIHWGAFKLAMHTWTDPIERVTKKAKELKVNIRTPKIGEVFFIDDIKEVSSSAWW; encoded by the coding sequence ATGAAACATCACATTAAGAAATTTTTAAAAAGAATGACCTATACTATTATCGCAATGCTACTTGTTTTTGTATTAATTGTTGTGCTATTTGTAAATTTAAGTCCGCAGTTTGGGGGCAAAGCATCCAAAGAGCAACAAGCTTTATATAAAACCTCTAAAAATTATAAAGACGGTAAGTTTGTAAATACCAATGCCGTAAAATTAGACATGAGCCTAAAAGATATGACTACAAGTTTAATAGGCTATTTTAAAGGGCAACCCAACACCATACCCAAAGAAAATATAGAGGTAACTAAAATAGATTCTCTAAATATTGCCAACTATAAAGGGCCAACGCGTTTTGTATGGTTTGGGCATTCTACTTTTTTATTGCAAATTAACAATAAAACGGTATTAATAGACCCGATGTTTGGTAAAGTACCAGCACCTTTAGAACAATTAGGGAGTGCACGTTTTAGTAAAGAATTACCCATTGCTATAGAAAAACTGCCACAAATCGATGCAGTTTTAATTTCTCATGATCATTACGATCATTTAGATTATGGTTCTGTAAAAGCCTTAAAAAACAAAGTAAAGCATTTCTATACACCCTTAGGCGTGGGCGTGCATTTAGAAGCTTGGGGCATACCAAAAACGCAAATAACAGAATTAGATTGGTGGCAAGAAGTAGCCTTTGCCGATTTAAATTTTGTTTGTACACCTGCACAGCACTTTTCGGGTAGAGGTTTAACAGACCGAACCAAAACCTTATGGAGTTCTTGGGTAATTCAATCAGATACCGAAAATTACTTTTTTAGCGGAGATAGTGGTTATGCCAATCATTTTAAATTGATAGGTGATAAATACGGTCCTTTTGATTTTGCCATGATAGAATGTGGTCAGTACAATAAAATGTGGCCAGAGATACACATGTTTCCAGAAGAAACCGTACAAGCCAGTATCGATCTTAAAGCCCAACAAATGATGCCCATTCATTGGGGTGCATTTAAATTGGCAATGCACACTTGGACAGATCCTATAGAACGGGTTACCAAAAAAGCAAAGGAATTAAAGGTAAACATCAGAACTCCAAAAATTGGTGAAGTATTTTTTATTGATGATATAAAAGAGGTGAGTAGTAGTGCTTGGTGGTAG
- a CDS encoding helix-turn-helix domain-containing protein produces the protein MNRIKEVLELKGIKQIWLAEKLGKSYNMVHSYAQNKRQPSLEDLYKIAEILNVEVKDLLIERNTNSNK, from the coding sequence ATGAACCGAATAAAAGAGGTTTTAGAACTGAAAGGAATTAAACAAATCTGGTTGGCTGAAAAGTTGGGAAAGAGTTACAATATGGTACACTCTTATGCTCAAAATAAAAGACAACCGAGTTTAGAAGACTTATATAAGATTGCAGAAATTCTAAATGTAGAAGTCAAGGATTTACTAATTGAAAGAAATACTAATTCTAATAAATGA
- a CDS encoding restriction endonuclease subunit S gives MIDIKNFETVLKQLEFKQNKKIYSKKFENGAILKVDFKNKKLIFPKEIKKGDETTTNFHHSENFVVFECVHNLLKKGYKADHLELEQRYGKIKKEDGGGKADVVVKDNNNKVLLIIECKTFGKEFDLHWKKTELDGDQLFRYLTNKRETQFLCLYASGFIDNKIISRYNLITLKDNESYLKENEGKELLSFFDAKQKNKEDIFLAWKQTYAQDFATMGIFEEDIPAYNIGKTKYSIKDLSTISSNDIQGKYHQFATILRQHNVSGRENAFDKLVNLFLCKIVDETNNPDELKFYWKGINYDNFFDLQDRLQKLYQEGMKRFLGEDVTYIDNEAIDQAFRFFKNDPDATKETIKKYFRELKFFTNNDFAFIDVHNEKLFYQNAGVLLKIVKMLQDIKLKDTDEEHQFLGDMFEGFLDQGVKQSEGQFFTPMPIVKFILKSLPLESIIKDNENIPKVIDYACGAGHFLNEYAHEIKPIVKQHKETEIEKYYESIVGIEKEYRLSKVAKVSSFMYGQDDINIVYGDALAELPKINDNEYSVLVANPPYSVKGYLETLSEIDRKKYNLTNTISEKSYPNNNSIEAFFIEKAKQLLKPGGVAGIIYPLPNLTKGSAKSTSKTTNVYVSAREILLKYFDIIAIAEFGSGTFGKTGTNTATLFIRRKNENPAPAEHYKNRVNDWFKGDKTKEGVFKDEHLIIKYCDLQEIEFADYQTLLLNKPNNSLLETELFIEYRKDFDKWSDIINLKKSFSKKIRGLSAKTEIEIKRILKANKKARTQVQIKAIVKRIIPKRKESLLAEQELEIQKRFLSYIVEAEKDKIYYFVLASLNPQKVLVLKSPTTTSKIKEFLGYDWSAKKGNEGIKYLGGIKLEDLIEEDKDDDDGNVTLEEEDKRVLSNLFNLNNIETPLYDPKDKNNKEKINYLISQNFKGENFEIPIELEEHLSKVSLEKMLDFSRPDFNKSISLIGEKLYTEYVFDKHPYDRIENLLKDVIGNKTKIDKNEIKSKGKYPVITQESYKLISGYSDNPEPISDFPLIVFGDHSFTFKLIDFDFIRGADGTQLMKFENDLLTKYVFHYTNLIRVNSPKYERHYKYLKQYKIPVPSPKIQSKIVIECDQLDLEFKKAQEIIEKESTSRNELYHKIYNSDLPLKTIEQISIDTDYGINEGMNTKDIGYKIFRMNEIINGYMYDNGEMKHVDITKEEFKKYKLESGDILFNRTNSIEHVGKTGLFNLKGEYCFASYLIRIKVNVKKAYPEYINYIMNSNNFQTIAKSKASKSINQANINATKMKAIKIPVPEDLNTQKAYNKEFKIYETKINKAQSIIDGIKKSKEEIIIKYLQK, from the coding sequence ATGATCGATATTAAAAATTTTGAAACCGTTTTAAAACAACTGGAATTCAAACAGAATAAGAAAATATATTCTAAAAAATTTGAAAATGGAGCAATCCTTAAAGTCGATTTTAAGAATAAAAAATTAATTTTTCCAAAAGAAATTAAAAAAGGTGATGAAACAACAACTAATTTTCATCATTCTGAAAATTTCGTTGTATTCGAATGTGTGCATAATCTATTAAAAAAAGGATATAAAGCAGACCATTTAGAATTAGAACAACGTTACGGAAAAATTAAAAAGGAAGATGGAGGAGGAAAGGCAGATGTAGTCGTAAAAGACAACAATAATAAGGTTCTATTGATTATCGAATGTAAAACTTTTGGTAAAGAATTTGATCTACATTGGAAAAAAACAGAACTAGATGGAGATCAATTATTTCGCTATCTAACAAATAAAAGAGAAACACAATTTTTATGCTTGTATGCTTCTGGCTTTATTGATAACAAAATAATATCTCGATATAATCTAATTACTCTTAAAGACAATGAGTCTTATTTGAAAGAAAATGAAGGAAAAGAATTACTTTCCTTTTTTGACGCTAAACAAAAAAACAAAGAAGATATCTTTCTTGCTTGGAAGCAAACTTACGCTCAAGACTTCGCTACAATGGGAATCTTTGAAGAAGATATTCCTGCCTATAATATTGGGAAGACTAAATATTCCATTAAAGATTTAAGTACTATAAGTAGTAATGATATTCAAGGAAAATACCATCAATTCGCTACTATTTTAAGACAACATAATGTTTCTGGACGTGAAAATGCTTTTGACAAACTAGTAAACTTATTTCTCTGCAAAATTGTTGATGAAACCAACAACCCAGATGAATTAAAATTTTACTGGAAAGGAATAAATTATGATAACTTCTTTGATTTACAAGACCGTTTACAAAAGTTGTATCAAGAAGGAATGAAAAGGTTTCTTGGTGAAGATGTAACATATATTGACAACGAAGCAATAGATCAAGCTTTCCGTTTTTTTAAAAATGACCCTGATGCAACAAAGGAAACAATAAAAAAATATTTTAGAGAACTGAAATTCTTTACAAATAATGATTTTGCATTTATTGATGTTCACAATGAAAAACTTTTTTATCAAAATGCTGGTGTTTTACTTAAAATAGTAAAAATGCTACAAGACATTAAACTTAAAGATACTGATGAAGAACATCAATTTTTAGGAGATATGTTTGAAGGCTTTCTAGATCAAGGTGTAAAACAATCAGAAGGTCAGTTTTTCACACCTATGCCAATTGTTAAATTTATTCTTAAATCTTTACCTCTTGAAAGTATAATAAAAGACAATGAAAATATCCCAAAAGTTATTGATTATGCTTGTGGTGCAGGACATTTCCTAAATGAATACGCTCACGAAATAAAGCCTATCGTAAAACAACATAAAGAAACTGAAATTGAAAAATATTATGAATCTATTGTTGGTATTGAAAAAGAATACAGACTTTCAAAAGTAGCAAAAGTATCATCCTTTATGTATGGACAGGATGATATAAATATTGTATATGGTGATGCACTTGCTGAATTACCGAAAATAAATGATAATGAATACTCTGTTCTGGTTGCCAATCCACCTTACAGTGTGAAGGGTTACTTGGAAACACTTTCGGAGATAGATCGAAAGAAATATAATCTAACTAATACAATCTCTGAAAAAAGTTATCCCAATAATAATAGTATAGAAGCATTTTTCATTGAAAAAGCTAAACAACTATTAAAGCCTGGTGGTGTTGCTGGGATAATTTATCCATTACCTAATCTTACCAAAGGAAGTGCAAAAAGCACATCAAAAACTACAAATGTTTATGTATCTGCCAGAGAAATATTATTAAAATACTTCGATATTATAGCTATCGCAGAATTTGGTAGTGGCACATTCGGAAAAACTGGTACTAATACAGCCACTTTATTTATCAGACGAAAGAATGAGAACCCAGCACCTGCTGAACATTATAAAAACAGAGTTAATGACTGGTTTAAAGGTGATAAAACAAAAGAAGGTGTTTTTAAAGATGAACATTTAATTATAAAATATTGTGACCTTCAAGAAATAGAGTTTGCAGATTATCAAACGCTATTATTAAACAAACCTAATAATTCACTTTTAGAAACAGAGCTTTTTATTGAATACAGAAAGGATTTTGATAAATGGTCAGATATTATAAATCTAAAAAAATCTTTTTCAAAAAAGATAAGAGGATTGTCAGCTAAAACAGAAATAGAAATAAAACGGATTTTAAAGGCTAATAAAAAGGCAAGAACACAAGTTCAAATTAAAGCAATAGTAAAGCGAATTATACCAAAAAGAAAAGAATCACTTTTAGCTGAACAGGAGCTTGAAATTCAAAAACGTTTTCTCTCTTACATAGTAGAAGCTGAAAAGGACAAAATATACTATTTTGTTCTAGCAAGTTTAAATCCGCAAAAAGTATTAGTTTTAAAAAGCCCTACAACAACTTCCAAGATTAAAGAATTTTTGGGGTATGACTGGAGTGCAAAAAAAGGAAATGAAGGGATTAAATATTTAGGTGGAATTAAATTAGAAGACTTAATAGAGGAAGATAAAGATGATGATGATGGAAACGTTACTTTAGAAGAAGAAGATAAAAGAGTCTTAAGTAATCTTTTTAATCTAAACAACATAGAAACCCCTTTATATGATCCTAAAGATAAAAACAATAAGGAGAAAATAAATTATCTGATTTCACAAAATTTTAAAGGAGAAAACTTTGAAATTCCAATTGAATTAGAAGAACATCTTTCAAAAGTCTCATTAGAAAAAATGCTAGATTTTTCAAGACCAGACTTTAATAAATCAATTTCTCTTATTGGTGAAAAATTATACACAGAGTATGTATTCGATAAACATCCTTATGACAGAATAGAAAATCTATTGAAGGATGTCATTGGAAATAAAACCAAAATTGATAAAAACGAAATAAAAAGTAAAGGTAAATATCCAGTTATTACTCAAGAATCTTATAAATTGATTTCAGGATATTCTGATAATCCTGAACCTATATCAGATTTTCCATTAATAGTTTTTGGTGATCATTCATTCACATTTAAACTTATTGATTTTGATTTTATAAGAGGAGCTGATGGCACGCAATTAATGAAATTTGAAAATGATTTACTAACTAAATATGTTTTTCATTACACAAATTTAATTAGAGTAAATAGTCCCAAATATGAAAGACATTACAAATATTTGAAACAATATAAAATACCTGTACCATCACCAAAAATTCAAAGTAAAATTGTAATAGAATGTGATCAATTAGATTTAGAATTCAAAAAAGCACAAGAGATAATAGAAAAAGAAAGCACAAGCAGAAATGAATTGTACCACAAAATATATAACTCTGATTTACCATTAAAAACAATAGAACAAATAAGCATTGATACAGATTATGGCATTAACGAAGGAATGAACACTAAAGATATTGGTTACAAAATTTTTAGGATGAATGAAATAATTAACGGCTATATGTATGACAATGGCGAAATGAAACACGTTGATATTACTAAAGAAGAATTCAAAAAATACAAATTAGAAAGTGGTGACATACTTTTTAATCGTACCAACTCAATTGAACACGTTGGTAAAACGGGTTTATTTAATTTAAAAGGTGAATATTGTTTTGCTTCATACTTGATAAGAATAAAAGTTAATGTAAAAAAAGCATATCCTGAATATATCAATTATATAATGAATTCAAATAACTTTCAAACTATTGCAAAATCAAAAGCTTCTAAATCAATTAATCAAGCAAATATAAATGCAACAAAAATGAAGGCAATTAAGATACCTGTGCCTGAAGATTTGAATACACAAAAAGCATATAACAAAGAATTCAAAATATATGAAACTAAAATCAATAAGGCTCAATCTATAATTGATGGAATCAAAAAAAGTAAAGAAGAAATAATTATTAAATATTTGCAAAAATGA
- a CDS encoding NAD(P)H-dependent oxidoreductase, whose protein sequence is MKNIFIINGGHPFAHSGGRFNETLFNTTISYFDTSEGFEVKFTQVGDNYNANEEVEKFKWADLVIYHTPIWWFQIPFGFKKYIDEVFTEGHQNGIYTSDGRSRKNPNINYGTGGLMHGKKYILTTSWNAPKTAFTLENEFFNQKSVDEGVMFGFHRMNAFTGMELLANHHFHDMEKNADVPFELNNYSTFLNDLMTNL, encoded by the coding sequence ATGAAAAATATATTTATCATTAATGGAGGTCATCCATTTGCACATTCTGGAGGAAGATTTAACGAAACACTTTTCAATACTACTATTTCATATTTTGATACAAGTGAGGGGTTTGAAGTGAAATTTACCCAAGTGGGCGACAATTATAATGCAAACGAAGAAGTAGAAAAATTTAAGTGGGCAGATTTAGTGATTTATCACACGCCAATTTGGTGGTTTCAAATACCTTTTGGATTTAAAAAATATATAGATGAAGTTTTTACGGAAGGTCATCAAAATGGAATTTATACAAGTGACGGAAGAAGCAGAAAAAATCCAAACATCAATTACGGGACTGGTGGTTTAATGCACGGAAAAAAATATATACTTACTACAAGTTGGAATGCACCTAAAACCGCATTTACTTTAGAAAATGAATTTTTTAATCAAAAAAGTGTAGATGAAGGTGTCATGTTTGGGTTTCACAGAATGAATGCTTTTACAGGAATGGAATTATTAGCAAATCATCATTTTCACGATATGGAAAAAAATGCAGATGTTCCTTTTGAGTTGAATAATTACAGTACTTTTTTAAATGATTTAATGACTAATTTGTAA
- a CDS encoding DUF6266 family protein, which translates to MVTFEKGILGGFSGKVGNVVGSRWRGKNIMRSLPQRGKYTPTTKQEEQRLKFKTLISFLSPIVDILSQYFGSPQGDKSRSNLATSYHLKNLVLSFE; encoded by the coding sequence ATGGTAACATTCGAAAAAGGAATCCTTGGTGGATTTTCTGGAAAAGTAGGTAACGTAGTAGGCTCTCGATGGAGAGGTAAAAACATCATGCGTAGTTTACCCCAACGTGGTAAATACACTCCAACTACAAAACAAGAGGAACAACGTTTAAAGTTTAAAACCCTAATCTCGTTCTTGAGCCCTATTGTAGATATCCTAAGTCAGTATTTTGGGAGTCCGCAGGGCGATAAATCGAGATCTAACTTGGCTACCTCCTATCATCTTAAAAATTTAGTTTTAAGTTTTGAGTAA